A window from Musa acuminata AAA Group cultivar baxijiao chromosome BXJ3-10, Cavendish_Baxijiao_AAA, whole genome shotgun sequence encodes these proteins:
- the LOC135651061 gene encoding rust resistance kinase Lr10-like, protein MSTSDSSTYNKVSPAVTVLATTGIIAGGAALIVIAILIIKCVEKTKQQSVSAEEQLPTVSATSSHGSTLRKDVTVDMEPIYKFLEDIEKERPVRFTPHHLVHFTNNYAEKLGSGGFGVVYRGRFPNGVKVAVKVLHGTTTSDKRTEEQFMAEIGTICRTSHANLVRLYGFCFDKITKALVYEYMEKGSLDQYLFNHNDRIEWGKLREIAIGAAKAIRYLHEEHERSVVHYDIKPGNILLDADFTPRVSDLGLAKLCDRGDIPVTLTGARGTPGYAAPELWMPMPVTHKCDVYSFGMVLFEILGRRRNLDVRRGERQEWYPRWAWQKHEQGDLESVIADSGVEYKYQDKARTMCRVALLCVQHHPESRPSMNSVVRMLEEEEEIIAMPSSSASSQSPWSFGAVEGSNSRGSVTGSSRS, encoded by the exons ATGTCGACTTCGGACTCATCAACCTACAACAAAGTCTCTCCTGCGGTCACTGTTCTTGCCACCA CCGGCATAATCGCAGGAGGAGCAGCACTCATTGTCATAGCCATTCTAATCATAAAATGTGTGGAGAAAACCAAACAGCAGTCGGTCTCTGCAGAAGAGCAACTACCCACCGTCAGCGCAACTAGTTCCCATGGCTCTACCTTGAGGAAGGACGTGACCGTAGACATGGAGCCCATCTACAAGTTCCTTGAAGACATCGAGAAGGAGAGGCCCGTGAGGTTTACCCCTCATCATCTGGTGCACTTCACCAATAACTACGCAGAGAAACTTGGCTCAGGAGGTTTCGGAGTGGTCTACAGAGGTCGGTTCCCCAATGGAGTGAAGGTGGCGGTGAAGGTCCTCCATGGAACCACGACCTCGGATAAGAGAACTGAGGAGCAGTTCATGGCGGAAATCGGCACCATCTGCAGAACTTCCCATGCCAATCTGGTGAGGCTCTACGGATTCTGCTTCGACAAGATAACCAAAGCATTGGTCTACGAGTACATGGAGAAGGGGTCGCTGGATCAGTACCTGTTCAACCACAACGACAGGATCGAGTGGGGAAAGCTACGGGAGATCGCAATTGGGGCGGCCAAGGCGATCCGATACCTGCACGAGGAGCACGAGCGGTCGGTAGTGCACTACGACATCAAGCCTGGAAACATACTTCTCGACGCGGACTTCACCCCGAGGGTCTCCGACCTCGGGTTGGCCAAACTGTGCGACCGTGGCGACATCCCCGTCACGCTGACCGGAGCCAGGGGGACGCCGGGATACGCTGCCCCGGAGCTGTGGATGCCAATGCCGGTGACTCACAAGTGCGACGTGTACAGCTTTGGGATGGTTCTGTTCGAGATCCTggggaggaggagaaacctcgaCGTCCGGCGAGGGGAGAGACAGGAGTGGTACCCCAGATGGGCATGGCAGAAGCATGAGCAAGGAGATCTGGAGAGCGTGATTGCGGATTCTGGAGTGGAGTACAAGTACCAGGACAAGGCCAGGACGATGTGCAGAGTGGCACTGCTGTGTGTGCAGCACCACCCTGAAAGCAGACCTTCGATGAACAGTGTCGTAAGGATgctggaagaggaagaagagatcatCGCCATGCCTTCCTCAAGTGCTTCGAGCCAAAGTCCATGGAGTTTTGGGGCAGTGGAAGGCTCAAACAGCAGAGGAAGTGTCACAGGCAGCAGTAGATCGTAG
- the LOC135650973 gene encoding flowering-promoting factor 1-like protein 3 — MSGVWVFKNGVLRRVENPSGGEPGGGLRRKVLVHLPTDEVVTSLAMLESELAELGWERYPSTPDLIQFHKRSSVHLISVPRDFSRFTSVHMYDIVVKCRNVFEVRDA, encoded by the coding sequence ATGTCGGGTGTGTGGGTGTTCAAGAACGGCGTCCTGCGGCGTGTGGAGAACCCGAGCGGCGGCGAGCCCGGCGGCGGTCTCCGTCGTAAGGTTCTGGTCCACCTCCCCACCGACGAGGTGGTGACCTCGCTGGCGATGCTGGAGAGCGAGCTGGCGGAGCTGGGATGGGAGCGGTACCCGAGCACTCCCGACCTGATCCAGTTCCACAAGCGCTCCTCGGTGCACCTCATCTCCGTGCCCCGGGACTTCTCCCGGTTCACGTCCGTGCACATGTACGACATTGTGGTCAAGTGCAGGAACGTCTTCGAGGTGCGTGATGCATAA
- the LOC135581316 gene encoding anther-specific proline-rich protein APG-like encodes MPREAPPPPPVIGKAGRYTVFITPPRAPKPSDAPSVNPQAASPVKVAPLPRKATPSPPPPPPVQVPPMQFEKPSTKSSGSVFGFLWDAIAKVQDAHSSLDEYLADWFGLNQSKYQWALNDYYENNGKEKESGKGGKPKDLVSKEQAL; translated from the exons ATGCCGCGAGaggccccgccgccgccgccagtgATCGGTAAGGCCGGGAGGTACACCGTGTTCATCACCCCGCCGCGCGCCCCCAAACCCTCCGATGCTCCGAGCGTGAATCCGCAGGCCGCCAGCCCTGTAAAGGTGGCTCCTTTGCCGCGGAAGGCTACCCCTTCGCCACCACCTCCGCCTCCGGTGCAGGTTCCACCCATGCAGTTCGAGAAGCCGTCGACCAAGTCATCGGGATCCGTGTTCGGGTTCCTCTGGGACGCCATCGCCAAAGTCCAAGATG CGCATTCCAGCCTCGATGAGTACTTGGCGGACTGGTTCGGGTTGAACCAGTCCAAGTATCAGTGGGCGTTGAACGATTACTACGAGAACAACGGAAAG GAGAAGGAAAGTGGTAAAGGTGGTAAACCAAAGGATCTTGTTAGCAAAGAGCAAGCTCTCTGA